CGTAGCTGGTCCTGGCATCTTTGACCAGCTGGTAGGGCTGGAGGACGTAGGACCGAATCTGGTTGCCGAAGCTGACGTCGCCCTTCTCGTCGTACTTCTTGGCGTACTCGGCCTCGCGCTTCTCTTCTTCCATGCGGATGAGCTTGGCTTTCAGAGAAGCCAGGGCGAGGGCGTCGTTCTTGTGCTGCGAGCGTTCGCTGCGGGACTCGGCGGCGACGCCCGTCGGGAGGTGCGTGTAGCGCACGGCCGACTCGGTCTTGTTCTGGTGCTGGCCGCCAGGCCCGCCGGCGCGGAACACGTCACGCTTCAGCTCGTCGTCCTTGAGGACGATGTCAATCGTCTCGTCGACCTCGGGGATCACGTCGACGGAGGCGAACGAGGTCTGACGCCGGGCCGCGGCGTCGTACGGGCTGATGCGCACGAGCCGATGCACGCCGGTCTCGCCGCGCAGGTTTCCGTAGGCGTACGGCCCCGTGATATGCAGGGTGGCCTCGGCGATGCCCGCCGCGCCGCCTTCTTCGCGAGCGGTGACGGCGGCCTTGAAACCGCGGCCTTCGGCCCACATCAGGTACATGCGCATGAGCATCTCAGCCCAGTCGCAGGCCTCGGTGCCGCCGGCTCCGGCGTGGATCGTGACGAAGGCGTTGCAATGGTCGTTGGGACCGCTCAGCATCGACTGCAGCTCGAACGCCGCGAAGTCCTTGTCGGCCTTCTCGGCGGCGGCCTGGACGTCGACGTCGAACTCGTCCGTCTCCAGTTCGTCGGCCAGTTCAAGCGAGGCCGTCAGGTCGTCGGCCTGCTTGATGAGTTCCTCGAACGGCTTGAGAACGCCGTTGAGCGTCTTCAACTCGGCGATGGTCGCCTTGGCCTTGTCCTGGTCGTTCCAGAAGGACGCCCCTTCCATCTCATTCTGGAGGGCGTCGCGGCGGGATTGCTTTTCGCCCAAGTCAAAGAGAGTCTCGGAGATGGAGGATGCGGTCGATCACATTCTTGGCCGATCGCTTCAACTCGGCGTCCACGGCGAAACTCTCCTTGGCGAAAGAGCGGGCGACCGCCTGGCCGACCCGCGTTACGACCCGCTAAACTCGGCTCCATTAGAACCGAACGCCCTCGACGCAACCAGACCAGTCGACGCCGACGCCGGTTCGTCCGAGGGAGGGAACGGAGAAGCCCGATCATGACGCTGCGACAAGAGCGACGCCCCGGAGCGGGCCGGCTGGCGCCGTCGCCGACCGGAGGGTTGCACGTCGGCCACGCCCGGTCGTTCCTCATCGCCTGGCTGGCTTCCCGCCAGGCCGGCGGTCCGGTCGTCCTGCGAATCGAGGACCTCGACGCCTCCCGCGCCCGCCCCGAGGCCGCCGATTCGGTCCTCGTCGATCTCCGCTGGCTGGGGCTCGACTGGGACGAAGGCCCGGACGTCGACGGCCCTTTCGGACCGTACATCCAGTCCCAGCGTCGTACGATTTACGAAGAGAGCCTGAACCAACTCAAGGCGGCGGAGTTGGTCTATCCCTGCACCTGCACTCGGGCCGATATCGAACGCGCGGCGTCCGCTCCCCACGCCGAGGACGAGGGCCCGACCTATCCGGGCACCTGCGCGAACCGTTCCGCGGCCGACGCGGCTGGACTCGGCGATCGCCCCTTCGCCTGGCGGTTCCGCGTCCCCGCCGGGCCGGTAGCCTGGGACGACCTCTTTCTGGGGACACGCGAAATCGACCCGGCGCGCATCGGCGGCGACTTCATCGTGGGCCGCAACGGACAGGGCCCCGCCTATCAGTTAGCGGTCGTGGTCGACGACGCCTTCATGGGGATCGACCAGGTGATCCGCGGCGACGATCTCGTGCCAAGCACCCCTCGGCAACTTCTCCTGTATCGAGCGTTTGGCTGGACGCCTCCGAGATTCGGGCATGTTCCGCTGGTTGTCGGCCCCGACGGCCGTCGGCTGGCCAAGCGCGACGGCTCGATCAAGCTTTCCGCACTTCGCGATGCCGGCGTCGACCCTCGCCGGCTCGTCGGTTCCCTGGCAGCCTCGCTGGGAGCGCCCTCATCGACCCGCTCCTCCCCTGGTGATCTCATCTCCGAGTTCGACCTGGCCGAGATCCCGACGTCCGCGTGGGTCGCCTCACCTGCCGCGTGGAGCGATGGGTTGTAGCATCGTCGTTCGGGACGGGGTATCACACAGGATAAATCCCCCCGCGATCGGGTCGAGCCAGGAGAGGACGGCGCCATGAGAATGCTTCAACCGTCGATGGAGTTCTTGACGCGACTGAGCCGGCGTTGGGTTCCAGCCTGCCTCGTCGCGGTCGCCTTCGTCGGAACATCGCATGCGGAAGATGTTCTGAAGACTCTTCGCCCGGGACACCCCCGATTGATCTTGCTCGACGCCGACGTCGCCAAGCTCCGCGAGTCCGTCGAAAAGGAGCCTGTCACGCGCGAGCTGCACAAGGAGCTCAAGAAACAGGCCGACAAGATGCTGGGTGAGCCTCCGGCGGTCCACCGACTGATCGGTCCTCGACTGCTGGACCAGAGTCGGCTGGTGCTGCGTCGGGTGACGGTGCTCGCGGCTCTTCACCGGATCGACGGCGATCGCAAGTACGCCGATCGGGCGATCCTGGAGATGAAAACGGCGGCTGGATTCCCCGACTGGAATCCCTCGCACTTCCTCGATACGGCCGAGATGAGCAACGCCCTCGGCCTGGGCTACGACTGGCTCTACTCGGTGATGACGCCCGACGATCGCCGAGTGGTGCGCGAGGCGATCGTCGAGAAGGGGCTGAAGCCCGGGCTCAAGATCTACGAATCGAAGGGTTGGTGGTCCAAGTCGCCGAACAACTGGAACCAGGTCTGCAACGGCGGGCTGACCGTTGGGGCGCTCGCGATCGCCGACGAAGTCCCGGAAGCGGCCCGCCAGGTGGTGGACGCCGCCCGCAAGTCGATCCCGATCGCGATGAAGTCTTACGCCCCTGACGGCGGCTGGGAGGAAGGGCCGGGATACTGGAGCTACGCGACGGCTTACAACACCTACTACCTCGACGCGCTCCAGACGGCGCTCGGGACGGACTTCGGCCTGGGAGATTCGCCGGGGTTCGCGGAAGCGGGTGAGTTTCGGATGCACACGATTGGACCGATCGGCCGGACGTTCAACTTCGCCGACGCCGGGGATCGATCAGGGCCGGCCGCCGAGATGCTGTGGCTCTCGGGCCGATTCAACCGCCCGTCCTACGCCGCCCACGAACTCGCGCTGACGGCTCCCGCTCGACGCGGCGTCTTCCACCTGATCTGGGGTTTGAGAGCGTCCCCCGGTTCGACCTTCAGCGGAGAGGCGCTGGACGCCGCCTTCCGACGGATCAACGTCGCCTGTTTCCGAAGCGCCTGGGGAGATCCGAACGCTCTCTACGTGGGGTTCAAAGGAGGCGACAACAAGGCGGGCCACAGCCATCTGGACCTGGGGAGCTTCGTCCTCGACGCTCAGGGCGAGCGCTGGGCCGTCGACCTTGGCTCGGACGATTACAACCTTCCGGGCTACTTCGGCAAAAACCGCTGGGACTACTACCGGCTGCGCACTGAGTCGCACAACACGTTGTTGATCGACGACGCGAACCAGGACCCCAAAGCGGAGGCGCCTCTGGTTAGGTTCCTCTCCACGCCTGAACGTGGCCACGCCGTGGCCGATCTCACAGCCGCATACGCGCCGACCGTATCGAAAGCCTGGCGCGGCGTTGCAAGGCTGGGGTCGGAAGGCGTGCTGATCCAGGACGAGATCGAGGCCGCCCGCCCCGTCAAACTCAAGTGGAACTTCCACACGGACGCGTCGAAGATCCAGACCGAGGGGGGCCAGGCAACCCTCTCGAAGGGGGATCGCAAACTGACTCTTCGGGTCGTCGAACCCGCCGGCGCGACGTTCGCCGTCGAGCCCTGCGATCCGCCGAAGCCTCAGAAACAACAGCCCAACGTCCATAACGTCTGCCTCACGTTCAAGGACGTGACGAAGACGCGGATCGTCGTCGTCGCTGAACTCCCCCACAACGGCGTGGGCCAGCCTAGCGTGGAGCCGTTGAAGTCGTGGGCGGATGCGTCCCGCAAGTAATGGACGGACCCGAGATTCGTGTCGAGGAGACGGCCCTGCGGCCGAACGTTGACCCCGCCGGTCTCTCGCTGGCGGGTCAACTCCCCAACGCGATTTCGTTCTGCACCGGGCTTTCCTTCACGCCCGCGATCCTGGGGGGAGTCGGCCCGGAACGCCCCGCATCCCCTCGACTGTCGACCAACCTCGGCGAAACGGAGGTGGTCCGTGCGCTCCACAGATCGAGGAGCTTCGTCCCCGCACGCAGGGTTCTCGCCCGAAGCGCGCAAACCACGAGGTAGCTCGCGAATCGGATGTCCACGGGGATGCGCCAGGCCACCTTTCCCACCAGCGCCATCAGCGGATGCTGCTTCCATTGCGGGTGCGAGACGACGGAGAACGGCATCCAACCGAGTTGCCGCACCTTCCATCCCGCCGTCTCGACGGCCTTGGAGATCATGACCTCCGCACACACGGCGTCGAAATACTCGACCGGCCAGTCCAGGAAGCCATCGATTTTCGTCAGCACCTCGCGCCTCGTTCCGAGGATCAGCGACTGCAGGTGCGCGCCATCCTCCCCTGGGTCGACGCCAAGGCTCTGCGCCAGTTGGAAGAAGCGCGTTTTTCGCGTGGCTCCGCTGTCGACGGGGCGTCCAAGCAGAAATCGACAGATCGGCATGGTCTCCAATCGTCCTGCCTTCCAGCTGATCGGAGGGGTCATCGATTCCCCGACAAGGCCCACGCCCGTCTCGGACGCCGCGTCGAGGTAAGCCTTCATCCAGTCGTCCTTCAGGATGATGCACTCCTCCTGAAGGAAGAGGTAGAACGAGAACGGCTCTCCCTGGCGCCAGCCGTATTCCCAGGCGCCGATGTTGTAGCCGGTGTTGGGACGATGGAAGACCTCGACGTCGCTGTGCCGAGGCGGCAACTCCAACCGTTTATCGACCGCTTGATTTACAACGACGCGCGTCCGAAACGGAACGCCGGCGGGTATCTCTTTGGTCTGGTCCAGCAGCGCCAGGAGCTGGTCAGTGGGCCAGGCGTTGTAGTGAGAGACCACCAGGCAGGTTTCGAGGCCCCCCGACATGTCAGTCTTCGACATCCCATTCCTCCCCTCACAATTCGCGTTGCGATGAACGAGAGGTTCCCGGCTCGACGGCAGAGGCATGCCCGAGGTCGAGTCTCACGAGGACGAAATCTAGCCGGGAACGGTTGGCGAGGGACTGATGTCGAAAAGATGCTTCTTTGGAGCGTTGATATGGCCCGACGTCGATGCGGCCGACTCCTAAAGCGCTGCGAAAAGTATACTGGGGCGCGCTTGTCGACGATTTAACGCAACGTCCCGTTATTTGGTCGCGCAGGATGTCACGAGGGCGGTCCGGCCGTCGGGCGGGCGTTCGGATTCAGTCACTTCTGCTTTGGGGAGGACGCCTCGACAGGAACGAAGCTGATGAGGGCCGGCTCGACGCCGGGGAATTTCAGACGAAAGCTGGAGACGTCTCCGAGACGAGCCCCGGATCGTTCGTCGATCACGTCGCGCGCGGGAGCGCGGAGGTCGACCTGCACGTCGATTGGCTCAAGCCGCAGACCGTCGACTCCTCCACCTCCCTGGGAAGTCGATGTGACGGGGGCGTTTTGCAGAATGAAGACGAAAGTGCGGCCCTCCTTCGACCAGACCACGGTCTCGCAGTCCCGGGGGCGTTTGCCCTGAGAGGTGACCACCACGCGCGGCGGTCCGCCTTCGGGGAGAATCTCCGAGACGAACTTCCGCCGGTGGGCGTCGGTCGCGGTCCCCTCCTGGCGATACTGGAGGTATCGCTGCGGGGACAGATTCAGATACACCGCTGCGCCGCGGCCGACCTTGCGAACGTGGTGCGTTTCACCGAGTCGCGTCTCCGCCACGGCGAATCCGTCTTCGAGCCGGCAGGAGTTCGTGGCGAAGAGCTTGCTGTAGCGGTCGTAGCTGAAGCCGGCGTCCTGGTCGGTCTCAACCCAGAGCTTGCCGCTGAAGAAATCGGCCTTCGACAAATCGCCGTCATGTCGAACGCCGAAGAGGTCGTCAAGCGCTCCCCGAGTTCTCCCCTTGCCGTGCTGGTCGAAGAGCCCGCAGGCGAAATCGGCCACGACGAGGCCGCCGCGTTCGCAGAATTCGGCGATCCGACGCGCCTCGGCGTCGGAGAGGGCGTAGCAGGCCGGCAGGATCAACGTCCGATACTCGTCGGGAACGCCTTCGCGGATGACGCGGTCGTAGGCCAGGAAGTCGTACTGCAGGCCGGAGTCGGCCAGCAGATACTCCCACGCCTTGCGGACGTTGTGGGAGGTTCCCAGCCGGTGATCGTTGTTGCGGTTCACCCAGGTGGCGCCGTGAGGTTCGGCGTCGAGGCACCAGGAGACCTGGATCGAGGGATGCGAGTAGTAGATCGCGACCCCGTCGTGCAAGCGTTTCGCGCCAGCGAGCTTCGGCCCCTGGACGTCGGAGATCTCCTTCAAGGTCGCGCGGAAGCCGTCGAGCCAGGGGCGAGGCGTGACGCCGTCGAACCAGCCGTCTACCCAGCCGATCATCCCCCGGGACCCGTGCGCGAAGTAGTACCAGGCCTGCCAGACGTCGTTGGCGACGCCTCGTTTGTCGTCGTGGAAGTGCGTCGTCACCATCGGCAGCGACTTCGACGGGCTTAGTGAGCGAACGACCTCGAAGGCCGAGCCGATGTCGTAGGCCTCGATGAACTGCACCTTTCTGGCTAACTTCGCATAGTCGTACCCGCCCCAGGCGTTCGGGGCCTGGCCGCCGACGAAGCCGCAGGGGGTCGTCGGGTCGAGACTGTTCGAAAACTCCACCATTTCGCCGATCAGATTCGCCCAGACCGAGTCGTTGTACGAAAGGCGGTCCAGCAAGGGGGAAAAGTCCATCCGGCCAAGGGGACGGTCGAGCTGCTTGCGAGTGTCGTCGGGCGTCACGAAGGCGGCTCGCGGTGCCTCAACCTCGTAATAGGCGTCCAACCATTGCTGGTAATCGGCGTCGTCCTCGTTCAATCGCCATGGGAGTGGGACGATGAACGTCCCCCAGGAGATCTCGTCGTCGAGAGCGTAAGCAAGCCGCATCGGGCTCTTGCCGACCCGGGCGACGCTCTCGCGGATGCGTTCGCGGAGCCTGGCTCGGAGAGCGTCGTCGATCGGGCGGGGACCGTCCGCGCCTTGACGCACGGCGCGGCCGTCGCGCTGGATCGATTGGAGTACGTTCCGAGAGGGCGGGTTGAGGTAGAGATCCCCCTTCCCCGCAGTGTGGTCGTTGTAGAACCGAAGCCCCCAACGCTCCAGCCAGTCGAGGGGGCCGTCGCCGTGATCGGTGAACCCGCCGCGAATGCCGAAGTCGCGGCAGAAGCGTCCTCCCTCGTCACCCGTCCCGATGCTCCAGCGATACCTCCAGGGCATGTAGACCCAA
The nucleotide sequence above comes from Paludisphaera rhizosphaerae. Encoded proteins:
- a CDS encoding beta-galactosidase trimerization domain-containing protein, producing the protein MTSLLPAVALLVTLALQPPPEARDSYESYIRSAPEFRPVRQDQELSLGRWNSWVYMPWRYRWSIGTGDEGGRFCRDFGIRGGFTDHGDGPLDWLERWGLRFYNDHTAGKGDLYLNPPSRNVLQSIQRDGRAVRQGADGPRPIDDALRARLRERIRESVARVGKSPMRLAYALDDEISWGTFIVPLPWRLNEDDADYQQWLDAYYEVEAPRAAFVTPDDTRKQLDRPLGRMDFSPLLDRLSYNDSVWANLIGEMVEFSNSLDPTTPCGFVGGQAPNAWGGYDYAKLARKVQFIEAYDIGSAFEVVRSLSPSKSLPMVTTHFHDDKRGVANDVWQAWYYFAHGSRGMIGWVDGWFDGVTPRPWLDGFRATLKEISDVQGPKLAGAKRLHDGVAIYYSHPSIQVSWCLDAEPHGATWVNRNNDHRLGTSHNVRKAWEYLLADSGLQYDFLAYDRVIREGVPDEYRTLILPACYALSDAEARRIAEFCERGGLVVADFACGLFDQHGKGRTRGALDDLFGVRHDGDLSKADFFSGKLWVETDQDAGFSYDRYSKLFATNSCRLEDGFAVAETRLGETHHVRKVGRGAAVYLNLSPQRYLQYRQEGTATDAHRRKFVSEILPEGGPPRVVVTSQGKRPRDCETVVWSKEGRTFVFILQNAPVTSTSQGGGGVDGLRLEPIDVQVDLRAPARDVIDERSGARLGDVSSFRLKFPGVEPALISFVPVEASSPKQK
- a CDS encoding heparinase II/III domain-containing protein; the protein is MRMLQPSMEFLTRLSRRWVPACLVAVAFVGTSHAEDVLKTLRPGHPRLILLDADVAKLRESVEKEPVTRELHKELKKQADKMLGEPPAVHRLIGPRLLDQSRLVLRRVTVLAALHRIDGDRKYADRAILEMKTAAGFPDWNPSHFLDTAEMSNALGLGYDWLYSVMTPDDRRVVREAIVEKGLKPGLKIYESKGWWSKSPNNWNQVCNGGLTVGALAIADEVPEAARQVVDAARKSIPIAMKSYAPDGGWEEGPGYWSYATAYNTYYLDALQTALGTDFGLGDSPGFAEAGEFRMHTIGPIGRTFNFADAGDRSGPAAEMLWLSGRFNRPSYAAHELALTAPARRGVFHLIWGLRASPGSTFSGEALDAAFRRINVACFRSAWGDPNALYVGFKGGDNKAGHSHLDLGSFVLDAQGERWAVDLGSDDYNLPGYFGKNRWDYYRLRTESHNTLLIDDANQDPKAEAPLVRFLSTPERGHAVADLTAAYAPTVSKAWRGVARLGSEGVLIQDEIEAARPVKLKWNFHTDASKIQTEGGQATLSKGDRKLTLRVVEPAGATFAVEPCDPPKPQKQQPNVHNVCLTFKDVTKTRIVVVAELPHNGVGQPSVEPLKSWADASRK
- the prfB gene encoding peptide chain release factor 2 (programmed frameshift); this encodes MDAELKRSAKNVIDRILHLRDSLDLGEKQSRRDALQNEMEGASFWNDQDKAKATIAELKTLNGVLKPFEELIKQADDLTASLELADELETDEFDVDVQAAAEKADKDFAAFELQSMLSGPNDHCNAFVTIHAGAGGTEACDWAEMLMRMYLMWAEGRGFKAAVTAREEGGAAGIAEATLHITGPYAYGNLRGETGVHRLVRISPYDAAARRQTSFASVDVIPEVDETIDIVLKDDELKRDVFRAGGPGGQHQNKTESAVRYTHLPTGVAAESRSERSQHKNDALALASLKAKLIRMEEEKREAEYAKKYDEKGDVSFGNQIRSYVLQPYQLVKDARTSYEVGNPRAVLDGGLDGFIESYLRMKLAKGADSAK
- the gluQRS gene encoding tRNA glutamyl-Q(34) synthetase GluQRS, with the translated sequence MTLRQERRPGAGRLAPSPTGGLHVGHARSFLIAWLASRQAGGPVVLRIEDLDASRARPEAADSVLVDLRWLGLDWDEGPDVDGPFGPYIQSQRRTIYEESLNQLKAAELVYPCTCTRADIERAASAPHAEDEGPTYPGTCANRSAADAAGLGDRPFAWRFRVPAGPVAWDDLFLGTREIDPARIGGDFIVGRNGQGPAYQLAVVVDDAFMGIDQVIRGDDLVPSTPRQLLLYRAFGWTPPRFGHVPLVVGPDGRRLAKRDGSIKLSALRDAGVDPRRLVGSLAASLGAPSSTRSSPGDLISEFDLAEIPTSAWVASPAAWSDGL